A genomic stretch from Arvicanthis niloticus isolate mArvNil1 chromosome 12, mArvNil1.pat.X, whole genome shotgun sequence includes:
- the LOC117717868 gene encoding uncharacterized protein LOC117717868 isoform X2 has protein sequence MQRFYKKAAAFVLRAVGKHSPQLAQAIVDCGALDTLVICLEDFDPGVKEAAAWALGYIARHNTELSQAVVDAGAIPLLVLCIQEPEIALKRIAASALSDISKHSPELAQTVVDAGAIAHLAQMILNPDAKLKRQVLSALSQIAKHSVDLAEMVVEAEIFPVVLTCLKDKDEYVKKNACTLIREIAKHTPELSQLIVNAGGVAAVIDCIGSCKGNIRLPGIMMLGYVAAHSENLAMAVIISKGVPQLSICLSEEPEDHIKAAAAWALGQLGRHTPEHARAVAVTNTLPVLLSLYMSPESSEDLQLKSKKAIKNILQKCTYLPALEPFLYDAPPNILKHVVGQFSKVLPHDSKARRLFVTSGGLKKVQEIKAEPGSLLQEYINSINNCYPEEIVRYYSPGYSDTLLQRVDSYQPL, from the exons CGTTTCTACAAAAAGGCAGCTGCCTTTGTGCTAAGAGCAGTTGGTAAGCATTCTCCTCAGCTGGCCCAGGCCATAGTTGACTGTGGAGCTCTGGATACACTGGTGATATGCTTGGAGGATTTTGACCCTGGAGTAAAGGAGGCTGCAGCCTGGGCACTTGGATATATTGCAAGACACAATACAG AATTATCTCAAGCTGTGGTGGATGCAGGGGCAATTCCTCTTTTAGTTTTGTGTATCCAGGAGCCAGAGATTGCTTTGAAAAGGATCGCTGCCTCAGCCCTCAGTGACATCTCAAAGCACTCCCCAGAGTTAGCACAGACGGTGGTGGATGCGGGGGCTATCGCTCACTTAGCCCAGATGATCCTCAACCCTGATGCAAAACTGAAG CGCCAGGTTCTCTCAGCTCTCAGTCAGATTGCAAAGCATTCTGTGGACCTAGCAGAGATGGTTGTTGAAGCAGAGATTTTCCCTGTTGTACTAACCTGCCTGAAGGACAAAGATGAATATGTGAAGAAAAATGCTTGCACCTTAATTAGAGAGATTGCTAAACATACGCCTGag CTCTCACAGCTAATTGTTAATGCCGGGGGTGTGGCCGCTGTGATTGACTGCATCGGATCCTGCAAAGGGAACATACGGCTGCCTGGCATCATGATGCTGGGTTACGTGGCTGCTCATTCTGAGAACCTTGCCATGGCGGTGATCATCTCCAAG GGTGTTCCCCAGTTGTCAATCTGCCTGTCAGAAGAACCAGAAGATCATATTAAGGCTGCTGCTGCCTGGGCCTTGGGGCAGCTGGGAAGACACACTCCAGAGCATGCCAGGGCTGTAGCTGTCACAAATACTCTGCCAGTTTTGCTGTCTTTGTATATGTCACCAGAGAGCTCTGAAGACTTGCAGCTGAAA AGTAAAAAAGCCATAAAGAATATCCTTCAGAAATGCACCTACCTCCCAGCCCTTGAGCCATTCCTGTATGATGCACCTCCCAATATCCTGAAACATGTTGTTGGGCAGTTCAGTAAG GTGCTGCCTCATGACAGCAAAGCCCGACGGCTTTTTGTGACCAGTGGTGGGCTTAAAAAGGTCCAGGAGATAAAGGCAGAGCCAGGCTCTCTCCTGCAGGAATACATCAACAGCATCAACAATTGCTACCCAGAGGAAATAGTAAG gtaTTATTCACCTGGATACTCTGATACACTTCTGCAGAGGGTGGACAGCTACCAGCCACTGTGA
- the LOC117717868 gene encoding uncharacterized protein LOC117717868 isoform X1: MAEHPWQRFYKKAAAFVLRAVGKHSPQLAQAIVDCGALDTLVICLEDFDPGVKEAAAWALGYIARHNTELSQAVVDAGAIPLLVLCIQEPEIALKRIAASALSDISKHSPELAQTVVDAGAIAHLAQMILNPDAKLKRQVLSALSQIAKHSVDLAEMVVEAEIFPVVLTCLKDKDEYVKKNACTLIREIAKHTPELSQLIVNAGGVAAVIDCIGSCKGNIRLPGIMMLGYVAAHSENLAMAVIISKGVPQLSICLSEEPEDHIKAAAAWALGQLGRHTPEHARAVAVTNTLPVLLSLYMSPESSEDLQLKSKKAIKNILQKCTYLPALEPFLYDAPPNILKHVVGQFSKVLPHDSKARRLFVTSGGLKKVQEIKAEPGSLLQEYINSINNCYPEEIVRYYSPGYSDTLLQRVDSYQPL, translated from the exons CGTTTCTACAAAAAGGCAGCTGCCTTTGTGCTAAGAGCAGTTGGTAAGCATTCTCCTCAGCTGGCCCAGGCCATAGTTGACTGTGGAGCTCTGGATACACTGGTGATATGCTTGGAGGATTTTGACCCTGGAGTAAAGGAGGCTGCAGCCTGGGCACTTGGATATATTGCAAGACACAATACAG AATTATCTCAAGCTGTGGTGGATGCAGGGGCAATTCCTCTTTTAGTTTTGTGTATCCAGGAGCCAGAGATTGCTTTGAAAAGGATCGCTGCCTCAGCCCTCAGTGACATCTCAAAGCACTCCCCAGAGTTAGCACAGACGGTGGTGGATGCGGGGGCTATCGCTCACTTAGCCCAGATGATCCTCAACCCTGATGCAAAACTGAAG CGCCAGGTTCTCTCAGCTCTCAGTCAGATTGCAAAGCATTCTGTGGACCTAGCAGAGATGGTTGTTGAAGCAGAGATTTTCCCTGTTGTACTAACCTGCCTGAAGGACAAAGATGAATATGTGAAGAAAAATGCTTGCACCTTAATTAGAGAGATTGCTAAACATACGCCTGag CTCTCACAGCTAATTGTTAATGCCGGGGGTGTGGCCGCTGTGATTGACTGCATCGGATCCTGCAAAGGGAACATACGGCTGCCTGGCATCATGATGCTGGGTTACGTGGCTGCTCATTCTGAGAACCTTGCCATGGCGGTGATCATCTCCAAG GGTGTTCCCCAGTTGTCAATCTGCCTGTCAGAAGAACCAGAAGATCATATTAAGGCTGCTGCTGCCTGGGCCTTGGGGCAGCTGGGAAGACACACTCCAGAGCATGCCAGGGCTGTAGCTGTCACAAATACTCTGCCAGTTTTGCTGTCTTTGTATATGTCACCAGAGAGCTCTGAAGACTTGCAGCTGAAA AGTAAAAAAGCCATAAAGAATATCCTTCAGAAATGCACCTACCTCCCAGCCCTTGAGCCATTCCTGTATGATGCACCTCCCAATATCCTGAAACATGTTGTTGGGCAGTTCAGTAAG GTGCTGCCTCATGACAGCAAAGCCCGACGGCTTTTTGTGACCAGTGGTGGGCTTAAAAAGGTCCAGGAGATAAAGGCAGAGCCAGGCTCTCTCCTGCAGGAATACATCAACAGCATCAACAATTGCTACCCAGAGGAAATAGTAAG gtaTTATTCACCTGGATACTCTGATACACTTCTGCAGAGGGTGGACAGCTACCAGCCACTGTGA